A genomic window from Triticum urartu cultivar G1812 chromosome 7, Tu2.1, whole genome shotgun sequence includes:
- the LOC125522347 gene encoding serine/arginine repetitive matrix protein 1, with product MPAGRQWARRGGVTARTRTRPAHARPRACHMVFVRSQSKAQKQAALRRAHQKRRARQAPGAPQSPHPPAHPHATPGKETRRSGAGRTEMVAMGADEEERPVHQGCMAGFLHLFDRPHVLSGKRRLCHHPRRLLSSSSSGSATPSEMSMPLDRATPLPSSPEMTPPAAPRPSLQLPPLDLKDRGGAAASWRLPRLSLDSRAVVDARGKLRQRDNIRTAAPPSPGVAGSPSVVARLMGLDALPHGAADEEDGQHAARGGELRRSASERVPRDPARFRFVDPSFFEKPALLPQRPSSPMAEAALAQRQSPDPAFHRAAALQRRSSHFDAREVFPEPAKRVDPSAGRGEIALCGEIDRRLRKRGIAEPARDLETLKQILEALQLKGLLRHSSPAPPLSVRHHPPPIVVMRPSSRPPQPPTSPTRRLRVQVDNARRPRSPDRAASPARSPASPARRGPQSPQRRVSPEKRHQPVKKPNNAELPSIRPRIARHAAHSLSPDDDASTIFSDGGSSSSVSASASSRWDMERQRARLVDDPRTDRGLLERCDKLLSSIEAFTGAGDAAADQQPSPVSVLDAATFLADEDSPSSSGSKRGMGRRAPSPRPVASLSFPEDDDEVVPEAWLVGPEASDPDFAYVAEVVCLSDRMRSPDDVYRTVEKRRRRGEDTWQHRRLLCGAAAEALDRWRCAHPSEPVAWLRGEELLRHVWAEVQRAMEPAGQAAGDDLNDQTSEAILRDLAADRRWSPSAEAADAVLQIERLLFKDLVADAICELAEADRLRLPRRKLVF from the exons ATGCCCGCCGGGCGCCAATGGGCGCGCCGGGGCGGCGTCACGGCACGCACGCGCACGCGGCCCGCACATGCGCGCCCGCGCGCCTGCCACATGGTTTTCGTCCGTTCCCAGTCAAAGGCGCAGAAGCAGGCCGCTTTAAGACGCGCCCACCAAAAGCGGCGTGCGAGGCAGGCACCCGGAGCGCCGCAGTCCCCCCACCCACCCGCACACCCGCACGCTACGCCAGGCAAGGAGACGAGACGAAGCGGGGCGGGGCGGACGGAGATGGTCGCCATGGGCGCGGACGAGGAGGAGCGGCCCGTGCACCAGGGCTGCATGGCCGGCTTCCTCCACCTCTTCGACCGCCCGCACGTCCTCTCCGGCAAGCGCCGCCTCTGCCACCAcccccgccgcctcctctcctcctcctccagc GGGTCGGCGACGCCGTCGGAGATGTCGATGCCGCTGGACCGGGCGACGCCGCTGCCGTCGTCGCCCGAGATGACGCCGCCCGCCGCGCCGAGGCCGTCGCTCCAGCTCCCGCCGCTGGACCTCAAGGACCGGGGCGGCGCGGCCGCGTCCTGGAGGCTGCCGCGCCTCTCGCTCGACAGCCGCGCGGTGGTCGACGCCAGGGGGAAGCTCCGGCAGCGGGACAACATCAGGACGGCGGCGCCGCCGTCCCCTGGCGTGGCGGGCTCGCCCAGCGTCGTCGCGCGGCTCATGGGGCTCGACGCGCTGCCGCACGGCGCCGCGGACGAGGAGGACGGCCAGCACGCCGCTCGGGGTGGTGAGCTCAGGCGGTCCGCGTCCGAGCGTGTGCCGCGCGACCCGGCGCGCTTCCGGTTCGTCGACCCGTCTTTCTTCGAGAAGCCGGCGCTGCTTCCGCAACGGCCGTCGTCCCCGATGGCTGAGGCGGCGCTGGCACAGCGGCAGTCGCCGGATCCGGCCTTCCACAGGGCGGCGGCGCTGCAGAGGCGCAGCAGCCACTTCGACGCGCGCGAGGTGTTCCCCGAGCCGGCGAAGCGCGTCGACCCGAGCGCCGGGCGCGGCGAGATCGCGCTCTGCGGCGAGATCGATCGGCGCCTCCGCAAGCGTGGCATCGCCGAGCCGGCCAGGGATCTCGAGACGCTCAAGCAAATCCTGGAGGCCCTCCAGCTCAAAGGCCTCCTCCGCCACAGCTCTCCGGCGCCGCCATTGTCCGTGCGCCACCATCCGCCTCCCATCGTCGTGATGCGCCCGTCATCCCGGCCGCCGCAGCCTCCAACCTCTCCCACCAGGCGATTACGTGTCCAGGTCGACAATGCCCGCCGCCCGCGTTCTCCTGACCGAGCGGCGTCCCCCGCACGGAGCCCGGCCTCCCCAGCGCGACGAGGCCCGCAGTCCCCTCAGCGCCGCGTCTCGCCGGAGAAGCGCCACCAGCCCGTCAAGAAGCCGAACAACGCCGAGCTCCCAAGCATCCGCCCCCGCATTGCCCGCCACGCTGCTCACAGTCTATCTCCCGACGACGACGCGTCGACCATCTTCTcggacggcggcagcagcagctcTGTCAGTGCCAGTGCCTCCTCGCGCTGGGACATGGAG CGGCAGCGGGCACGACTGGTGGACGACCCGAGAACGGACCGCGGCCTGCTGGAGCGCTGCGACAAGCTGCTGAGCAGCATCGAGGCGTTCACCGGCGCCGGAGACGCGGCGGCCGACCAGCAGCCGAGCCCGGTGTCCGTCCTCGACGCGGCGACGTTCCTCGCCGACGAGGACTCGCCGTCGTCGTCGGGGTCGAAGCGGGGGATGGGCCGGAGAGCGCCGAGCCCCCGGCCGGTCGCCTCTCTGTCCTTTcccgaggacgacgacgaggtgGTCCCCGAGGCGTGGCTGGTCGGACCGGAGGCCAGTGACCCCGACTTCGCCTACGTGGCAGAAGTCGTCTGTTTGTCGGACCGGATGAGGAGCCCGGATGACGTGTACCGCACGGTGGAGAAGCGGCGCCGGCGTGGCGAGGACACGTGGCAGCACCGCAGGCTGCtgtgcggcgcggcggcggaggcgctGGACCGGTGGCGGTGCGCGCACCCGTCGGAGCCCGTCGCGTGGCTCCGCGGCGAGGAGCTCCTGCGCCACGTCTGGGCGGAGGTCCAGCGCGCCATGGAGCCGGCCGGGCAGGCGGCCGGAGACGATCTGAACGACCAAACTAGTGAAGCCATCCTGCGCGACctggcggcggaccggcggtggtcGCCGAGCGCCGAGGCGGCGGACGCCGTGCTGCAGATCGAGCGGCTGCTGTTCAAGGACCTGGTGGCCGACGCCATCTGCGAGCTCGCCGAGGCCGACCGCCTCCGCCTGCCGCGCCGGAAGCTGGTCTTCTGA